From a region of the Myroides sp. JBRI-B21084 genome:
- a CDS encoding tetratricopeptide repeat protein, producing the protein MKYYILFILLISQLCNSQVDYFNGNYTICPIPNDKESKENFKLGIDCIKANLYIGGANRLFLDLIKKDSTFCDAYFFAGYTYRLSNMDKAALTYYYMADSLSNKNLIFKQNLAFMASKMGSFKLARKKYNEMKEYFPESAEGFYGIASTSIFIGDTKNGLENLNIAIRKFKEKGINIGDEIYFTQGILLTRDEKYIESIEAFEKMSGKITKNDEYRMNYAFSLIKIGKSNNDEKIIKKAKKVFEKIEDKTNLSEMMLNEFK; encoded by the coding sequence ATGAAATACTACATATTATTTATTTTACTTATATCACAATTGTGTAATTCTCAAGTAGATTATTTTAATGGAAATTATACAATTTGTCCAATTCCAAATGATAAGGAATCTAAAGAAAATTTTAAATTAGGAATAGATTGCATAAAAGCGAACCTATACATTGGCGGGGCAAATAGATTATTTTTAGATTTAATAAAAAAGGATAGCACATTTTGCGACGCATATTTTTTCGCTGGTTACACATATAGACTTTCAAATATGGACAAAGCTGCTTTGACGTATTACTACATGGCAGATAGTTTGAGCAATAAGAATTTAATTTTCAAACAAAATTTAGCTTTTATGGCTTCTAAAATGGGCTCTTTTAAACTTGCAAGAAAGAAATATAATGAAATGAAAGAATATTTCCCAGAAAGTGCCGAAGGGTTTTATGGTATAGCTTCAACTTCAATTTTTATTGGTGACACAAAAAATGGTTTAGAAAATTTAAATATTGCAATACGTAAATTCAAAGAAAAAGGAATAAATATTGGAGATGAAATTTATTTTACCCAAGGAATTCTCCTAACAAGAGATGAAAAATATATTGAAAGTATTGAAGCATTTGAAAAAATGAGTGGTAAAATCACTAAAAATGATGAGTATCGAATGAATTATGCTTTCAGTTTAATAAAAATTGGAAAGTCTAATAATGACGAAAAAATAATCAAAAAAGCGAAAAAAGTATTTGAAAAGATAGAAGACAAAACTAACTTATCTGAAATGATGTTAAACGAATTTAAATAA